The Ciconia boyciana chromosome 2, ASM3463844v1, whole genome shotgun sequence genome has a segment encoding these proteins:
- the RPL15 gene encoding large ribosomal subunit protein eL15, whose protein sequence is MGAYKYIQELWRKKQSDVMRFLLRVRCWQYRQLSALHRAPRPTRPDKARRLGYKAKQGYVIYRVRVRRGGRKRPVPKGATYGKPVHHGVNQLKFARSLQSVAEERAGRHCGALRVLNSYWVGEDSTYKFFEVILIDPFHKTIRRNPDTQWITKPVHKHREMRGLTSAGRKSRGLGKGHKFHHTIGGSRRAAWRRRNTLQLHRYR, encoded by the exons ATGGGTGCCTACAAGTACATCCAGGAGCTATGGAGGAAAAAGCAGTCGGATGTGATGCGATTCCTCCTCCGTGTCCGCTGTTGGCAGTATCGCCAGCTGTCTGCCTTGCACCGAGCTCCCCGGCCCACCAGACCAGACAAAGCCCGCAGGCTGGGATATAAGGCCAAGCAAG GTTACGTTATCTACCGTGTCCGTGTTCGCCGTGGTGGTCGTAAACGCCCAGTCCCGAAAGGTGCAACTTATGGTAAACCTGTGCATCATGGTGTTAACCAGCTGAAGTTTGCCCGGAGTCTTCAGTCTGTAGCAGAG gaaCGTGCTGGCCGTCACTGTGGGGCTCTGAGAGTCTTGAACTCGTATTGGGTGGGTGAAGATTCCACTTACAAGTTTTTTGAAGTGATCCTGATTGATCCCTTCCATAAGACCATCAGGCGCAACCCTGATACCCAATGGATCACCAAGCCCGTTCACAAGCACAGAGAGATGCGTGGGCTGACATCAGCCGGGCGGAAGAGTCGTGGCCTTGGCAAGGGCCACAAATTCCACCACACCATTGGTGGCTCACGTCGTGCTGCCTGGAGAAGACGCAATACCCTGCAGCTGCACCGTTACCGTTAA
- the NKIRAS1 gene encoding NF-kappa-B inhibitor-interacting Ras-like protein 1 → MGKGYKVVVCGMASVGKTAILEQLLYGKHTVGLEEGATMEDVYLASVETDRGVKEQLRLYDTRGLQEGVELPKHYFSVADGFILVYAVTSLEAFQRVELLKKEIDVFRDKKEVTVIVLGNKTDLLDQRQVETEAAQQWARAEKVRLWEVTVTDRKTLLEPFTFLASKLSQSQNKSTFPLPGRKSKGNNCDN, encoded by the exons ATGGGAAAGGGCTACAAGGTGGTGGTTTGTGGAATGGCCTCGGTGGGAAAGACTGCGATTTTGGAGCAGCTTCTCTATGGAAAGCATACTGTTG gCTTAGAAGAGGGTGCCACAATGGAAGATGTCTATTTAGCATCAGTGGAGACAGACCGAGGTGTGAAGGAACAGTTACGGCTTTATGACACCAGGGGTCTGCAGGAGGGTGTAGAACTGCCAAAACACTATTTCTCTGTTGCTGATGGTTTCATTCTTGTGTATGCCGTGACCAGCCTCGAAGCTTTCCAAAGAGTTGAACTGCTCAAAAAGGAGATCGACGTCTTTAGAGACAAAAAGGAG GTAACAGTTATTGTCTTGGGAAACAAAACTGACCTCCTGGACCAAAGGCAAgtggaaacagaagcagcacagcaatgGGCAAGGGCCGAGAAAGTGAGACTGTGGGAAGTGACTGTGACAGATCGGAAAACACTGCTTGAGCCCTTCACCTTCTTAGCTAGCAAACTCTCCCAGTCCCAGAACAAATCAACATTTCCCTTGCCTGGAAGGAAGAGCAAAGGGAATAACTGTGATAACTAA